A single window of Gossypium hirsutum isolate 1008001.06 chromosome A10, Gossypium_hirsutum_v2.1, whole genome shotgun sequence DNA harbors:
- the LOC107896598 gene encoding probable protein phosphatase 2C 42, protein MLQGFMNLLSLCWKPFGHEKGNHGANGVLGGGGSSGGSKEGKDGLLWYRDIGKYGSGDFSMAVIQANQVLEDQSQIESGQYGTFVGIYDGHGGPETARYVCDHLFKHFRAIAAESQGVVTAETIQRAFRQTEEGFTTLVSESWSTRPNIATVGTCCLVGVIHQQTLFIANLGDSRVVLGKKVGNTGGMAALQLSTEHNANIAAIRQELKELHPNDPQIVVLKHGVWRVKGIIQVSRSIGDVYMKHARYNREPINGKFRLPEPMNMPILSANPTIISHDLQPNDSFLIFASDGLWEHLSNEKAVDIVHSHPRAGSAKRLVKAALQEAARKREMRYSDLQKIDKKVRRHFHDDITVIVLFFNHDLISRGAVQDPPVSIRSALEHR, encoded by the exons ATGCTCCAGGGATTCATGAATCTTCTCTCCCTCTGCTGGAAGCCATTCGGGCATGAGAAGGGAAATCACGGGGCGAACGGCGTTCTTGGCGGCGGAGGAAGTAGTGGCGGCTCAAAAGAAGGTAAAGATGGGTTGCTTTGGTATCGAGATATAGGGAAATATGGTTCCGGGGATTTTTCCATGGCCGTGATCCAAGCCAACCAGGTCCTTGAGGATCAGAGCCAGATCGAGTCCGGCCAATACGGCACTTTTGTTGGGATCTACGATGGACACGGCGGACCCGAGACGGCTCGTTACGTTTGCGATCACTTGTTCAAGCACTTTCGAG CAATAGCAGCCGAATCGCAGGGGGTTGTGACTGCCGAGACTATTCAAAGAGCTTTTCGTCAAACGGAAGAAGGGTTCACTACCCTTGTGTCGGAGTCATGGAGTACTCGGCCCAATATTGCAACAGTTGGGACATGCTGCCTGGTTGGAGTAATACATCAGCAAACGCTTTTCATTGCGAATCTTGGTGATTCGCGCGTTGTACTGGGCAAGAAGGTTGGCAACACTGGAGGAATGGCTGCTTTGCAGTTGTCAACTGAACACAATGCAAATATCGCAGCTATCAGACAGGAACTTAAGGAATTACACCCAAATGATCCGCAAATCGTTGTCCTCAAGCATGGAGTTTGGCGAGTAAAGGGCATTATTCAG GTTTCTAGATCTATAGGCGATGTTTATATGAAACACGCAAGGTACAACAGGGAACCAATTAACGGAAAATTCAGACTTCCTGAACCAATGAACATGCCTATATTGAGTGCTAATCCGACTATTATTTCTCATGATCTCCAACCAAATGATTCTTTCCTTATATTTGCATCCGATGGTCTATGGGAACACTTGAGTAATGAAAAAGCTGTGGATATTGTACACAGCCATCCGCGTGCA GGGAGTGCCAAAAGGCTGGTCAAAGCTGCTCTACAAGAAGCCGCAAGAAAACGAGAAATGAGATATTCTGATCTCCAGAAGATCGACAAGAAAGTCCGACGCCATTTTCACGATGATATAACTGTTATCGTGTTATTCTTTAATCACGATCTTATATCCAGAGGTGCGGTCCAAGATCCTCCGGTATCCATTAGAAGTGCACTAGAACACAGATAA